A stretch of the Ctenopharyngodon idella isolate HZGC_01 chromosome 14, HZGC01, whole genome shotgun sequence genome encodes the following:
- the si:ch211-153b23.3 gene encoding uncharacterized protein si:ch211-153b23.3 yields MAHQALLIKGLAQRYVLKGFGNPLFNVLLLGTTNASSSQSLGQEKKKNTKYAEPMALGFFCDTVSPFIFAFYAFGYFPSIPVAAIWISINSAAQLLSSYYAYLRQDCYHATKFGLHCVFWLVKTWEEYVVSVTIGRTEAGEVRHAMVGNWFFLSAALVFCITSLNKDTLELVHNSFFVLVTISTISQIPIDRYYIFFGVTCSLFTLLSFYGTFARLINTIAEKSLIPVGPQPVSTESLQKYLSYLRRSKLDEPEDKGSQLPDALFYLSNGVAALSAIHNGQSGLAFFDLTVPWVLIPGAIIQAYVSRLQVQGGQRFGSVIPSFYVAIWATWSWFRFAGHRLQISTESANGFAAGAIAFLVINAFLILIATYGNLVLLALTTVMEVIIVCFLLSTFGRLPYQLEVAMLAIFAIICLYGMLASLVNGIFSKTLIPVGPSLIKNKKKKESETTYPCFIAKSRETSGLLKIAKLLENNGVCGIPTDTVYALAASCKNPSAIEKIYSIKDRPAEKPICICISSVEQLVAAKPPFSPLLWEFMRNVYPGGISCIVPKGEWLLKLGVGPAYDRVGTRESIMIRVPDHTATAHLCEFTGPLAITSANPSGEADSTHHDMVINRLGHKIEGVLCDGESNEVVASTVVNCLNIDEGTISILREGCVPALKVRQIFERVKSNML; encoded by the exons ATGGCTCATCAGGCCCTGCTAATCAAGGGATTGGCCCAACGCTACGTGCTAAAGGGTTTTGGAAACCCTCTCTTTAATGTGCTGCTCCTAGGAACCACCAATGCCAGCAGCTCCCAAAGCCTGGGccaagagaagaagaagaacacaaAATATGCTGAACCTATGGCCTTGGGATTCTTCTGCGACACAGTCTCACCATTTATATTCGCCTTCTATGCCTTTGGCTACTTCCCGTCCATCCCAGTAGCTGCCATCTGGATAAGCATAAATTCTGCTGCTCAGCTTTTATCTAGCTATTATGCATATCTGCGTCAAGACTGCTACCATGCAACCAAGTTTGGCCTGCACTGCGTGTTTTGGTTGGTGAAGACCTGGGAAGAGTATGTGGTGTCTGTAACCATTGGCCGGACTGAAGCTGGTGAAGTAAGGCACGCCATGGTTGGCAACTGGTTCTTCCTGTCTGCTGCTTTGGTTTTCTGCATCACAAGTCTAAACAAAGACACTCTTGAGCTAGTtcacaattcattttttgtCCTGGTGACCATATCAACCATCTCCCAGATTCCCATCGACAGGTACTACATCTTTTTTGGAGTGACCTGCTCCCTCTTCACTCTCTTGTCCTTCTATGGCACCTTTGCACGCCTcatcaacaccattgctgagaaGTCCTTGATTCCAGTTGGACCCCAACCTGTCTCCACTGAATCCCTGCAGAAATATCTCAGTTACCTCAGGAGATCTAAACTGGATGAGCCTGAGGATAAAGGTTCACAGCTCCCAGATGCTTTATTCTATCTGTCCAATGGAGTGGCCGCACTCTCAGCCATTCACAACGGTCAGTCTGGACTGGCGTTTTTCGACCTGACTGTTCCCTGGGTACTCATCCCAGGAGCCATTATCCAGGCCTATGTCAGTCGACTACAAGTACAAGGTGGCCAGAGATTCGGCTCTGTCATTCCCTCATTCTACGTGGCTATTTGGGCAACTTGGAGCTGGTTTAGGTTTGCAG GACATCGCTTGCAAATATCCACAGAGTCAGCAAACGGATTTGCAGCTGGGGCAATAGCATTCTTGGTCATTAATGCCTTCTTGATTCTAATTG caaCCTATGGCAATCTAGTTCTTTTGGCATTGACCACTGTCATGGAGGTCATCATAGTTTGTTTTCTCCTCTCTACTTTTGGAAGACTGCCCTATCAGTTAGAAG TCGCTATGCTAGCAATTTTCGCCATCATATGTTTGTATGGCATGCTAGCATCCCTTGTGAACGGTATCTTCTCCAAGACTCTAATACCAGTTGGACCTTCCCTTATCAAG aacaagaaaaagaaGGAATCTGAGACCACATATCCATGTTTTATTGCTAAGTCTCGGGAAACCAGCGGACTGCTCAAGATTGCAAAATTGTTGGAAAACAATGGAGTGTGTGGCATCCCTACAGATACTGTCTATGCCTTGGCTGCTTCATGCAAGAACCCCAGTGCAATTGAGAAGATCTACTCTATCAAA GACCGTCCTGCGGAAAAGCCGATTTGTATCTGTATCTCAAGTGTTGAGCAGCTTGTGGCAGCCAAACCTCCCTTCAGTCCTCTGCTGTGGGAGTTCATGAGAAATGTCTACCCAGGAGGCATTAGTTGCATTGTCCCAAAGGGCGAATGGCTCCTTAAACTCG GTGTGGGTCCCGCATATGACCGTGTGGGGACCAGAGAAAGCATTATGATAAGAGTACCTGACCACACTGCTACTGCTCACCTGTGTGAATTCACCGGTCCATTGGCCATTACATCAGCCAATCCCAGTGGAGAAGCTGACAGTACCCATCATGATATGGTGATCAA CCGTCTGGGCCACAAGATTGAAGGAGTCCTATGTGATGGAGAATCTAATGAGGTGGTGGCATCAACTGTAGTGAACTGCCTCAACATTGATGAAG GAACTATCAGCATTCTCCGTGAAGGCTGTGTACCTGCTTTGAAAGTGAGGCAGATTTTTGAACGAGTAAAAAGCAACATGTTATAG
- the irg1l gene encoding immunoresponsive gene 1, like, whose protein sequence is MLSTVQRSTRYLSAFSAARGLHKSALDVAERPAPEETVTSSFGRFIQSVQPRHLSPTVLQRSKRMILDSIGVGVLGSTTEVFELALQHCQHMYASDDISFVYGRQGVKLSPTLAAFVNGVAAHSMDFDDTWHPATHPSGAVLPALLAISDMLHKNSKPSGLDFLTAFNVGIEIQGRLMRFSNEAHNIPKRFHPPSVVGTLGSAAACARLLSLDRNQCSNALAIAASLAGAPMANAATQSKPLHIGNASRLGLEAALLASRGLEASPLVLDAVPGVAGFSAFYEDYAPQPIGSPEKDEHSFLLERQDIAFKRFPAHLGMHWIADAAAVVHKNLVGLRGGSISPNLVQDILLRVPLSKYINRPFPETEHQARHSFQFNACTALLDGEVTVQSFHPEALQRPELHALLSRVRLEHPHDNPANFNIMYGEVEVTLVSGDVLQGRCDTFYGHWRNPLSQESLQKKFRNNSGTVLSNERVERLIEAVEGLDHLDDCKPLLAQLQ, encoded by the exons ATGCTTTCGACTGTACAG AGATCTACCAGATACCTGTCTGCTTTTTCTGCTGCTCGAGGACTCCATAAGTCTGCACTAGATG TGGCAGAGCGTCCTGCCCCTGAGGAAACAGTGACCAGCAGCTTCGGCAGGTTTATTCAGAGCGTACAGCCAAGGCATCTGTCACCAACCGTGCTGCAACGCAGCAAACGCATGATTCTGGACAGCATCGGAGTTGGGGTTTTGGGAAGCACCACTGAGGTGTTTGAACTTGCCCTTCAGCACTGCCAG CACATGTATGCTTCTGATGACATCAGCTTCGTCTATGGGCGCCAAGGTGTGAAGCTTTCCCCAACCCTTGCAGCTTTTGTCAATGGAGTTGCA GCTCACTCGATGGACTTTGATGACACTTGGCACCCAGCAACCCACCCCTCTGGAGCAGTACTGCCTGCTCTCCTGGCTATAAGTGACATGTTGCACAAGAACAGCAAACCAAGTGGGCTTGACTTTCTAACCGCCTTCAATGTGGGCATCGAAATACAAGGTCGACTGATGAGATTCTCCAATGAGGCTCACAACATCCCTAAGAG GTTCCATCCTCCCAGCGTGGTGGGCACTCTGGGTAGTGCTGCAGCCTGTGCTCGCCTCCTCTCTCTGGATCGCAATCAGTGCAGTAATGCCCTGGCCATCGCTGCATCTTTGGCAGGCGCACCAATGGCTAATGCGGCCACACAATCCAAACCTCTTCACATCGGAAATGCCTCGCGCCTCGGGCTCGAAGCAGCCCTGCTGGCATCTCGTGGGTTGGAAGCAAGTCCTCTGGTCCTGGATGCAGTGCCTGGCGTAGCTGGCTTCAGCGCTTTCTATGAAGACTATGCCCCACAACCCATCGGTTCTCCTGAGAAGGATGAGCACAGCTTCCTCCTAGAGAGACAAGACATCGCTTTCAAGCGCTTTCCTGCACACCTCGGAATGCACTGGATTGCTGATGCTGCCGCTGTTGTGCACAAGAACCTGGTTGGCCTGAGAGGAGGCAGCATTTCTCCAAACCTGGTGCAGGATATCCTCCTTAGGGTGCCGCTCTCCAAGTACATCAACCGCCCATTCCCGGAGACAGAGCACCAGGCACGGCACTCCTTCCAGTTTAATGCCTGCACTGCCCTGTTGGATGGAGAAGTCACAGTGCAGTCCTTCCACCCAGAGGCCCTCCAACGGCCCGAACTTCATGCGCTCCTCTCCCGTGTCCGTTTGGAGCACCCCCACGACAACCCAGCCAATTTCAACATAATGTATGGTGAGGTGGAGGTTACCTTGGTAAGTGGAGATGTCCTACAAGGGCGCTGTGACACCTTCTACGGCCACTGGAGGAACCCACTTAGCCAAGAAAGCCTGCAGAAGAAGTTCCGTAACAATTCAGGCACAGTTCTGTCCAATGAGAGGGTGGAGAGGCTGATCGAAGCTGTCGAAGGCCTGGACCATCTAGATGACTGTAAACCACTGCTAGCTCAACTGCAGTAA